One genomic region from Bubalus bubalis isolate 160015118507 breed Murrah chromosome 24, NDDB_SH_1, whole genome shotgun sequence encodes:
- the ZNF668 gene encoding zinc finger protein 668 isoform X1 — protein sequence MLWNISGFREDLPIEAMEVESPEDRSPAPGYKRSGRRYKCLSCTKTFPNAPRAARHAATHGPADCTEEMAEAKLKPETDPKAEDASGDKVSGAAAKPRPYACPLCPKAYKTAPELRSHGRSHTGEKPFPCPECGRRFMQPVCLRVHLASHAGELPFRCAHCPKAYGALSKLKIHQRGHTGERPYTCADCGKSFADPSVFRKHRRTHAGLRPYSCERCGKAYAELKDLRNHERSHTGERPFLCSECGKSFSRSSSLTCHQRIHAAQKPYRCPACGKGFTQLSSYQSHERTHSGEKPFLCPRCGRMFSDPSSFRRHQRAHEGVKPYRCEKCGKDFRQPADLAMHRRVHTGDRPFKCLQCDKTFVASWDLKRHALVHSGQRPFRCEECGRAFAERASLTKHSRVHSGERPFHCNACGKSFVVSSSLRKHERTHRSSEATGAPPQQELVVGLALPVSMAGEGPAAPASGAALGDPPAGLLGLPSESGGVMATQWQVVGMTVEHVECQDAGVGEAPGPLGAAGEVRGEEVDEKPPQFVCRECKETFSTLTLLRRHERLHPELRPFHCTQCGKSFSDRAGLRKHSRTHSSVRPYTCPHCPKAFLSASDLRKHERTHPVPIGTPTPLEPLVALLGMPEEGPA from the exons AGAAGATCTGCCCATCGAGGCCATGGAGGTAGAGTCTCCGGAGGACCGGTCCCCAGCCCCGGGCTACAAGCGCTCTGGCCGCCGCTATAAGTGCCTGTCCTGTACCAAGACGTTTCCAAATGCACCCCGGGCGGCACGCCATGCTGCCACGCACGGGCCTGCAGACTGCACTGAGGAGATGGCCGAAGCGAAGCTGAAGCCAGAGACAGACCCCAAAGCGGAAGATGCCAGCGGGGACAAGGTGTCAGGTGCAGCGGCCAAGCCTCGGCCCTATGCTTGCCCGCTGTGCCCCAAGGCCTACAAAACAGCACCAGAGCTGCGCAGCCACGGGCGCAGccacacgggcgagaagccctTCCCTTGCCCCGAATGCGGCCGCCGCTTCATGCAACCGGTGTGCCTGCGCGTGCACCTGGCCTCGCACGCTGGCGAGCTGCCCTTCCGCTGTGCGCACTGCCCCAAGGCCTACGGCGCACTCTCCAAGCTAAAGATCCACCAGCGTGGTCACACGGGCGAGAGGCCCTACACCTGCGCCGACTGTGGCAAGAGCTTCGCTGACCCCTCGGTGTTCCGCAAACACCGGCGCACGCACGCAGGGCTGCGACCCTACAGCTGTGAGCGCTGTGGCAAGGCCTATGCCGAACTCAAGGACCTTCGCAACCATGAACG GTCCCACACCGGCGAGCGCCCCTTCCTCTGTTCAGAGTGCGGGAAGAGCTTCTCCCGCTCTTCCTCGCTGACTTGCCACCAGCGCATCCACGCGGCGCAGAAGCCCTACCGCTGTCCAGCCTGTGGCAAGGGGTTTACGCAGCTCAGTTCCTACCAGAGCCACGAGCGCACGCACTCGGGCGAGAAGCCCTTCCTGTGCCCGCGCTGTGGCCGCATGTTCTCCGACCCCTCAAGCTTCCGGCGCCACCAGCGGGCACACGAGGGCGTGAAGCCCTACCGCTGCGAGAAGTGCGGCAAGGACTTTCGGCAGCCGGCCGACCTGGCCATGCATCGGCGGGTGCACACGGGCGACCGACCGTTCAAGTGCCTGCAGTGTGACAAGACATTCGTGGCATCCTGGGACCTCAAGCGGCACGCGCTGGTGCACTCGGGCCAGCGGCCATTCCGCTGTGAGGAGTGCGGGCGAGCCTTCGCCGAGCGAGCCAGCCTTACTAAGCACAGCCGGGTGCACTCGGGTGAGCGCCCCTTCCACTGCAATGCCTGCGGAAAGTCCTTCGTGGTCTCATCCAGCCTAAGGAAGCACGAGCGGACCCATCGAAGCAGCGAGGCCACAGGGGCTCCCCCGCAACAGGAGCTGGTGGTGGGGCTGGCACTACCGGTCAGCATGGCTGGCGAGGGCCCAGCCGCCCCAGCATCAGGGGCGGCGCTCGGAGACCCTCCAGCTGGGCTGCTGGGGCTGCCCTCGGAATCGGGTGGTGTGATGGCTACCCAGTGGCAAGTGGTGGGCATGACGGTGGAGCACGTGGAGTGCCAAGATGCAGGGGTTGGTGAGGCTCCTGGTCCCTTGGGGGCGGCAGGTGAGGTGAGGGGTGAGGAGGTGGATGAGAAACCACCCCAGTTTGTGTGCCGGGAGTGCAAGGAGACGTTCTCCACGCTGACATTGCTGCGACGGCATGAGCGCTTACACCCAGAGCTCCGGCCCTTCCACTGTACCCAGTGCGGCAAGAGCTTCTCAGACCGGGCTGGGCTGCGCAAGCACAGCCGCACCCACAGCTCTGTGCGCCCCTACACCTGCCCCCACTGCCCCAAGGCCTTCTTGAGTGCCAGCGACCTGCGCAAGCATGAACGCACCCACCCTGTGCCCATTGGAACCCCCACGCCCCTCGAGCCCCTCGTGGCTTTACTAGGAATGCCTGAAGAGGGACCAGCCTGA
- the ZNF668 gene encoding zinc finger protein 668 isoform X2, whose protein sequence is MEVESPEDRSPAPGYKRSGRRYKCLSCTKTFPNAPRAARHAATHGPADCTEEMAEAKLKPETDPKAEDASGDKVSGAAAKPRPYACPLCPKAYKTAPELRSHGRSHTGEKPFPCPECGRRFMQPVCLRVHLASHAGELPFRCAHCPKAYGALSKLKIHQRGHTGERPYTCADCGKSFADPSVFRKHRRTHAGLRPYSCERCGKAYAELKDLRNHERSHTGERPFLCSECGKSFSRSSSLTCHQRIHAAQKPYRCPACGKGFTQLSSYQSHERTHSGEKPFLCPRCGRMFSDPSSFRRHQRAHEGVKPYRCEKCGKDFRQPADLAMHRRVHTGDRPFKCLQCDKTFVASWDLKRHALVHSGQRPFRCEECGRAFAERASLTKHSRVHSGERPFHCNACGKSFVVSSSLRKHERTHRSSEATGAPPQQELVVGLALPVSMAGEGPAAPASGAALGDPPAGLLGLPSESGGVMATQWQVVGMTVEHVECQDAGVGEAPGPLGAAGEVRGEEVDEKPPQFVCRECKETFSTLTLLRRHERLHPELRPFHCTQCGKSFSDRAGLRKHSRTHSSVRPYTCPHCPKAFLSASDLRKHERTHPVPIGTPTPLEPLVALLGMPEEGPA, encoded by the exons ATGGAGGTAGAGTCTCCGGAGGACCGGTCCCCAGCCCCGGGCTACAAGCGCTCTGGCCGCCGCTATAAGTGCCTGTCCTGTACCAAGACGTTTCCAAATGCACCCCGGGCGGCACGCCATGCTGCCACGCACGGGCCTGCAGACTGCACTGAGGAGATGGCCGAAGCGAAGCTGAAGCCAGAGACAGACCCCAAAGCGGAAGATGCCAGCGGGGACAAGGTGTCAGGTGCAGCGGCCAAGCCTCGGCCCTATGCTTGCCCGCTGTGCCCCAAGGCCTACAAAACAGCACCAGAGCTGCGCAGCCACGGGCGCAGccacacgggcgagaagccctTCCCTTGCCCCGAATGCGGCCGCCGCTTCATGCAACCGGTGTGCCTGCGCGTGCACCTGGCCTCGCACGCTGGCGAGCTGCCCTTCCGCTGTGCGCACTGCCCCAAGGCCTACGGCGCACTCTCCAAGCTAAAGATCCACCAGCGTGGTCACACGGGCGAGAGGCCCTACACCTGCGCCGACTGTGGCAAGAGCTTCGCTGACCCCTCGGTGTTCCGCAAACACCGGCGCACGCACGCAGGGCTGCGACCCTACAGCTGTGAGCGCTGTGGCAAGGCCTATGCCGAACTCAAGGACCTTCGCAACCATGAACG GTCCCACACCGGCGAGCGCCCCTTCCTCTGTTCAGAGTGCGGGAAGAGCTTCTCCCGCTCTTCCTCGCTGACTTGCCACCAGCGCATCCACGCGGCGCAGAAGCCCTACCGCTGTCCAGCCTGTGGCAAGGGGTTTACGCAGCTCAGTTCCTACCAGAGCCACGAGCGCACGCACTCGGGCGAGAAGCCCTTCCTGTGCCCGCGCTGTGGCCGCATGTTCTCCGACCCCTCAAGCTTCCGGCGCCACCAGCGGGCACACGAGGGCGTGAAGCCCTACCGCTGCGAGAAGTGCGGCAAGGACTTTCGGCAGCCGGCCGACCTGGCCATGCATCGGCGGGTGCACACGGGCGACCGACCGTTCAAGTGCCTGCAGTGTGACAAGACATTCGTGGCATCCTGGGACCTCAAGCGGCACGCGCTGGTGCACTCGGGCCAGCGGCCATTCCGCTGTGAGGAGTGCGGGCGAGCCTTCGCCGAGCGAGCCAGCCTTACTAAGCACAGCCGGGTGCACTCGGGTGAGCGCCCCTTCCACTGCAATGCCTGCGGAAAGTCCTTCGTGGTCTCATCCAGCCTAAGGAAGCACGAGCGGACCCATCGAAGCAGCGAGGCCACAGGGGCTCCCCCGCAACAGGAGCTGGTGGTGGGGCTGGCACTACCGGTCAGCATGGCTGGCGAGGGCCCAGCCGCCCCAGCATCAGGGGCGGCGCTCGGAGACCCTCCAGCTGGGCTGCTGGGGCTGCCCTCGGAATCGGGTGGTGTGATGGCTACCCAGTGGCAAGTGGTGGGCATGACGGTGGAGCACGTGGAGTGCCAAGATGCAGGGGTTGGTGAGGCTCCTGGTCCCTTGGGGGCGGCAGGTGAGGTGAGGGGTGAGGAGGTGGATGAGAAACCACCCCAGTTTGTGTGCCGGGAGTGCAAGGAGACGTTCTCCACGCTGACATTGCTGCGACGGCATGAGCGCTTACACCCAGAGCTCCGGCCCTTCCACTGTACCCAGTGCGGCAAGAGCTTCTCAGACCGGGCTGGGCTGCGCAAGCACAGCCGCACCCACAGCTCTGTGCGCCCCTACACCTGCCCCCACTGCCCCAAGGCCTTCTTGAGTGCCAGCGACCTGCGCAAGCATGAACGCACCCACCCTGTGCCCATTGGAACCCCCACGCCCCTCGAGCCCCTCGTGGCTTTACTAGGAATGCCTGAAGAGGGACCAGCCTGA